TCACCATGATCTATTGCAAAGCTACGTGCGAGTGGCCGCAGAAAgcgtttcaaatttgaaacaattcgAAGAATCGGAAAATTTCGATAAGGTTCCATCTTTGGGAACCTGTCCCGACAAAGAGTTCATCGATAATGACGATAAAGAAAGCCACATTAATGGTGATaaaaaagataggaaaaataataaaaagcaacGGGAGAGTAAATCCAATAAACTGTCAGTCGAATCGGAAATGAAcattcaaaagaaaaagaaatgacgCCGCCTAAATAATGGTACTCGCCACCAGGAAGAAGTATACACTGATAAGGATCGCGCTGCCGCGGTAAATATGGGAACCAAAGATATTAAacaatcgttaaaaataaagcaGAAACAGGATCGTAATTTACAATTGCCAGAAGACACTGGGCCCAGAACTGTGTTGGCTTTAGGATTACGTGAAATGCGAATTGGCGATGTTAAAGTCGCAATGAATTGTATCAACAAGGTTCTTTTTAAATCTCTTTTTAATcggatatatgtatgtatgtaattatattttcattttttgatgTTTTGCTATTCCCCCGCCCCCCCCCCGCCCATTTTCCAATTGCAAAGGAATTTCaagttgtataaaaattaatcatctAAAATGTTTAGTATTtgttatatgtaaatatttcccttatgatatattttgtgttctacattctataaaaattgcattaaacATAAACATTACACTGATTCATAACGTCTGTTTAAAGTCGTGTAATTGATTTCG
The nucleotide sequence above comes from Bombus pyrosoma isolate SC7728 linkage group LG1, ASM1482585v1, whole genome shotgun sequence. Encoded proteins:
- the LOC122569559 gene encoding uncharacterized protein LOC122569559 translates to MGEVLVSETTNTQDDIDSKIMGILNPTIHHHDLLQSYVRVAAESVSNLKQFEESENFDKVPSLGTCPDKEFIDNDDKESHINGDKKDRKNNKKQRESKSNKLSVESEMNIQKKKK